A DNA window from Halomicrobium mukohataei DSM 12286 contains the following coding sequences:
- a CDS encoding extracellular solute-binding protein — protein MMEHNADDADRSDRDRSRPSSRRGFLAASGTLAAGALAGCTDMLPGGSDGTSASELSLGDFRGSGPLVEQRSAPEGTSIDDLPDLSGELTMYLGGGESGLYLDLVDLLEQIYPDFSVSAQQESASNLANRIAEENRAGSTPADVFMAVDAGSLGSVAEDGAAVSMSAEVTDPVRDAFKDSEDRWVGFAGRARAIPYNTNELSASDVPSTVAAFPETSAFGDSFGWAPSYSAFQSFVTAMRVIEDDETTRQWLQSMQDLGVTTYDNEFAVSNRVADGEISAGFANHYYSLRVQSDRSSAPIDLAFTEGDAGALVNVSGAQILDGTENKALAENFLRHVLSAEAQEFFATRTYAYPMISGVEPVGDLPTIDELNPPDIDLGELSDLGGTVDMLREVGVL, from the coding sequence ATGATGGAACACAACGCTGACGACGCCGACCGATCGGATCGAGATCGCTCGCGTCCGTCGTCACGACGCGGATTCCTGGCCGCCAGCGGCACGCTCGCTGCCGGCGCGCTCGCCGGATGCACGGATATGCTCCCCGGTGGAAGCGACGGCACGAGCGCCAGCGAGCTATCGCTCGGTGACTTCCGTGGCTCTGGTCCGCTCGTCGAGCAACGCTCCGCCCCGGAGGGGACCAGCATCGACGACCTCCCGGACCTCTCGGGCGAACTGACGATGTATCTCGGCGGCGGCGAGAGCGGTCTCTACCTCGACCTGGTCGATCTCCTCGAACAGATCTACCCCGATTTCAGTGTGAGCGCACAGCAGGAGTCGGCGAGCAACCTCGCCAACCGGATCGCAGAAGAGAACCGCGCAGGCAGCACGCCGGCCGACGTGTTCATGGCCGTCGACGCCGGTTCGCTGGGGTCGGTCGCCGAGGACGGTGCCGCCGTGTCGATGTCCGCCGAAGTGACAGATCCCGTTCGCGACGCCTTCAAGGACAGCGAGGACCGCTGGGTCGGCTTCGCCGGCCGCGCCCGCGCGATCCCGTACAACACGAACGAACTCTCGGCCAGTGACGTGCCGAGTACGGTCGCGGCGTTCCCCGAGACGAGCGCCTTCGGAGACTCCTTCGGCTGGGCACCCAGTTACAGCGCCTTCCAGTCGTTCGTGACCGCCATGCGTGTCATCGAGGACGACGAGACGACTCGTCAGTGGCTCCAGTCCATGCAGGACCTCGGGGTCACGACCTACGACAACGAGTTCGCCGTCTCGAACCGCGTGGCCGACGGCGAGATCTCGGCCGGTTTCGCGAACCACTACTACTCGCTGCGGGTCCAGAGCGACCGATCCTCGGCCCCGATCGACCTCGCGTTCACCGAGGGCGACGCCGGTGCGCTGGTCAACGTCTCCGGTGCCCAGATCCTCGACGGCACCGAGAACAAGGCGCTCGCGGAGAACTTCCTCCGACACGTCCTCTCGGCGGAGGCCCAGGAGTTCTTCGCCACCCGGACCTACGCCTACCCGATGATCTCGGGCGTCGAGCCGGTCGGCGACCTCCCGACGATCGACGAGCTGAATCCGCCGGACATCGATCTCGGCGAGCTATCGGATCTGGGCGGGACGGTCGACATGCTGCGTGAGGTCGGCGTCCTCTGA
- a CDS encoding beta-ketoacyl-ACP reductase yields MNLDGQTCVVTGSSRGIGRGIAKDLAAHGGDVVVNYRSSENEAGAVVEDIEDDGGTAMAAQADISEQDDVESMAAAVHDTFGSVDVLVNNAGITIDKKFENMTREDWETVIDVNLGGVFNCTNAFYDDIEQSDTGRLINISSVVGQQGNYGQANYATTKSGLFGFTRTLALELADTGSTANCIAPGFVATDMLEEVPERVQEKILREIPLNRFATVEDISGIVRFVASEESSYMTGQVLGVNGGMEW; encoded by the coding sequence ATGAATCTCGATGGCCAGACCTGCGTCGTAACCGGGTCGTCGCGCGGGATCGGACGCGGTATCGCCAAAGACCTGGCCGCCCACGGGGGCGACGTCGTAGTGAACTACCGATCGTCGGAAAACGAAGCCGGGGCCGTCGTCGAGGATATCGAAGACGACGGCGGCACTGCGATGGCCGCACAGGCCGACATCTCCGAGCAGGACGACGTGGAATCGATGGCCGCGGCGGTACACGATACGTTCGGGTCGGTGGACGTACTCGTCAACAACGCCGGGATCACCATCGACAAGAAGTTCGAGAACATGACCCGCGAGGACTGGGAGACGGTCATCGACGTGAACCTCGGCGGCGTGTTCAACTGTACGAACGCCTTCTACGACGACATCGAACAGTCGGACACCGGACGGCTGATCAACATCTCCTCGGTCGTCGGCCAGCAGGGCAACTACGGGCAGGCCAACTACGCGACGACGAAGTCCGGTCTGTTCGGGTTCACGCGCACGCTCGCGCTCGAACTCGCCGACACCGGCTCGACGGCCAACTGCATCGCGCCGGGGTTCGTCGCCACGGACATGCTCGAAGAGGTGCCAGAGCGCGTCCAGGAGAAGATCCTGCGAGAGATTCCGCTGAACCGGTTCGCCACGGTCGAGGACATCTCGGGGATCGTCCGGTTCGTCGCCAGCGAAGAATCGAGCTACATGACCGGACAGGTGCTCGGCGTCAACGGCGGCATGGAGTGGTAA
- a CDS encoding ABC transporter permease: MATGDRDRIAEQTQGATTERSASRVLSGVAVAITLLVLSPLAWLVLRAGEMDAVRAIELLTSQTTIEVTANTIVLVGSVTLLSALVGVPLAILTVQTDLPFRRFWTVTSALPLVVPSYIGAFAFVSAFGPQGHLSDLLAPLGVDQIPAIYGLPGATLVLTLFTYPYIFLTTRAALLSFDGTIVEAARSLNHTRWEAFKRVTLPQILPGIAGGGLLVALYTLGDFGTPSIMKYDVFTRMIFNEFGARRIDYAAVLSWLLLAMAVVILAVESRIEAGRDGAYVSRGARRPGEIKLGVWKLPATLFCGAVATLGLALPIAILLQWLVRGGVGYSGAGRPFELGFAWNSLTVAAAAAAVSVVVALPLAYLAARGDSRISSLPDRLSYVGYAVPGVVLGLALVFLSLKYVPFVYNTVFLLVFAYVVRFMPQAVGTTKSSLLQVDPSYVEAARSLGYPPLTAFRKVVLPLVAPGIAAGGALVFLTTMKELPATLMLRPLGFETFVTYIWRVQESGYYGQAAVPALVLVVVSGLSMLVILGREQQNGT; the protein is encoded by the coding sequence ATGGCCACCGGAGATCGCGACCGCATCGCCGAGCAGACCCAGGGAGCGACCACCGAACGCTCCGCCTCCAGGGTGCTCTCCGGCGTCGCTGTCGCGATCACGCTCCTCGTGCTCTCGCCGCTCGCCTGGCTCGTCCTCCGGGCCGGCGAGATGGATGCCGTGCGTGCGATCGAGTTGCTCACCAGCCAGACGACGATCGAGGTGACGGCGAACACGATCGTGTTGGTGGGCAGCGTGACCCTGTTGTCCGCGCTCGTCGGCGTTCCGCTGGCGATTCTGACGGTCCAGACGGACCTCCCCTTCCGCCGGTTCTGGACGGTCACGAGCGCGTTGCCGCTGGTCGTCCCCAGCTACATCGGCGCGTTCGCGTTCGTCTCGGCGTTCGGGCCGCAGGGCCACCTCTCGGACCTGCTCGCACCGCTTGGCGTCGACCAGATTCCTGCGATTTACGGGCTGCCCGGTGCGACGCTGGTGTTGACGCTGTTTACGTACCCCTACATCTTCCTGACGACACGGGCCGCCCTGCTGTCGTTCGACGGGACGATCGTCGAGGCCGCACGGTCGCTCAATCACACGCGCTGGGAGGCGTTCAAGCGCGTCACGCTCCCCCAGATCCTGCCGGGGATCGCGGGCGGCGGACTGCTCGTGGCCCTCTACACGCTGGGCGACTTCGGGACGCCGTCGATCATGAAGTACGACGTGTTCACCCGGATGATCTTCAACGAGTTCGGGGCGCGCCGGATCGACTACGCCGCCGTGCTCTCGTGGCTGTTGCTCGCGATGGCCGTCGTCATCCTCGCCGTCGAGTCCAGGATCGAGGCCGGTCGAGACGGCGCGTACGTCAGTCGCGGCGCGCGCCGCCCCGGCGAGATCAAACTCGGCGTCTGGAAGCTCCCGGCGACGCTGTTCTGTGGCGCGGTCGCGACGCTCGGACTCGCGCTCCCGATCGCGATCCTCCTGCAGTGGCTCGTCAGGGGCGGCGTCGGCTACTCGGGTGCTGGCCGGCCCTTCGAGCTGGGCTTTGCCTGGAACTCGCTGACCGTCGCGGCCGCGGCGGCGGCGGTCAGCGTCGTCGTCGCGCTTCCGCTGGCGTACCTCGCGGCCCGTGGCGACTCGCGGATCAGCTCGCTGCCGGACCGACTGAGCTACGTCGGCTACGCGGTCCCGGGCGTCGTGCTGGGCCTCGCGCTGGTCTTTCTCAGCCTCAAGTACGTCCCCTTCGTCTACAACACGGTGTTCCTGCTCGTGTTCGCCTACGTCGTCCGGTTCATGCCACAGGCGGTGGGGACGACGAAGTCGTCGCTGTTACAGGTCGATCCCAGCTACGTCGAGGCCGCTCGGTCGCTGGGATATCCGCCGCTGACGGCCTTCCGGAAGGTCGTCTTGCCCCTGGTCGCGCCCGGTATCGCGGCCGGCGGCGCGCTGGTCTTCCTGACGACGATGAAAGAGCTCCCGGCGACGCTGATGCTGCGGCCGCTGGGATTCGAGACCTTCGTCACGTACATCTGGCGGGTCCAGGAGTCCGGCTACTACGGGCAGGCCGCGGTCCCGGCGCTCGTACTCGTCGTCGTCTCCGGACTGTCGATGCTCGTCATCCTCGGGAGGGAACAACAGAATGGAACCTGA